One Halanaerobium hydrogeniformans genomic window, GCATATTATCTAAGTCTTTGAAATTACTGTGATGACGATAAACAGTTATAAAAACAATCCAGACCAAAATGTCATCTTCTAAAATCTGATCTGCAAATTGGTAGGCTAATAAAGAAGAAATATGGCTATGTTTACTCAGTTCTTGATTAAATTCACCTTCTTTATTCGACAATTTATTCCCAAATGAACTCTTCTCTAATTTAATCTGAAAATAATCTGTAGCTTTTCCAAAGTCATGTGTCAATAAAATAATTGACAAAGCTTTTTCAATTTCAGCCAAGTTAGCGAAATTTAATTTTTTTCTTGCAAAAATTTCTTTACCAAGCATATATACATTATTCAAATGATCAATTAAAAATTTTTCTGGATGAGAATATAACATATAATCATCCTTTCTAAGTTATAAAAACAAAAGCCTGTTATTATTAGAATCCTTATAATATTTATTAACATTTACTTTAATACTTTTACCATTTTTTTCAAATAAAACCTGTGCATAATCAGTTACAGTCCTATCACTTTTCATTTCCACAGCAATTTTATCACTAAAATATTCTCGACCATTCTGACTAAAATCAATATCACCTTTGCTGATATTTTCTGTATCAATTCTCATTACAGTATTAATTTCTTGCCAGCTGTTTTCGTTAATTTTTTCTACTTCTATTTCCTCAATATACTTAAAGTTAGCAAGATTTTCGCTTAATCCCAGGGATATTGAATATACAGTTTTATGATTTTTCAATTTTTCTTTAAGATTATTATATAAATCTTCATCCTGATGCATAAAATATATTCTATATTTAGCATCTTTTAAAAATTCAGTTTTAATCTGGGTTCTGGTTTCAATTTGAGACATTAAAGCAGCTTTTTTAGTATCAATTAAATTTAAATTTATCCTTGTTTTATTAACAGGATTTTTAATTTGTATCGCTATTTTACACAGACCTTCATTAAATTTTTTTAAATACTCCTCTTTTGAAAACCCTAAGATTGCAGAAATAATGCCGTATAAGGTAGTTTTAGGAGGAATAGAAAAAGTTAAAGGTGAAGTTGTAGTATAATATTTTTTAAAATGTGCATAATCAGCCCAGATATCAAAAACTAATGCTTTATTCATTATCCTTCTCCTTTCTATATATCTTCAGGTGAACTATTATAGTCCACCCAAAGATTAATATTTAGTTTAAATATTTAGCTCTTTAAATAATTCTAAATCATTTAAATTAATTCTTTTAGAATCACTAATAAATTCAACTCTAGGATTAACTTTATACTCAACACTATCAATTTTTTCTGAATTAGTTTCAATTACTGCTAATAAATCACTAATATCTAAACTATAATCAGAAACATCTCTTATTTCTTCTTCTCTTAGATCAGTATTTAAATTTATATAACTTTTTAATTCACCTATAAAATAATTTTCTTCACTATAATTCACTTTTAATAATAATCTGGGTGTCTGTCCGACTTTAGAGCGGGTAATTAAATTTTTAGTTCCTTTCCAGATACCTTCCAATAATAATTCAACATCATCCTGGGTCAATTTAGTACTTTGAGCTGCGTTTTCATTGATAATTCCATAAAAACCAACTAAAGAATAAGGAACTACATATTCTTCTCTAAAAGTTTTTTTAGTTTTTCCCGACCCTGAAGCAAAAGCTCCTGTACCTTTTATATAGTTTAACTCTACTTTATGTAGAGAGCGACCCATTTGAAACTGTACAGAACCGGTATAGGTAATAGAGTCACCGGTCAGAGGAATTACTCCGCCAAACATTCTGACATCTATACATTGATCTAAAACTTTTTTTGGATTTTCTTTAAAATCTTTAGCTCTTTCCTTCCCATCTTGTATACTTTGGTCATCATTTTTGATTTCTCTAACAAATATATCTTTTCCATCTTCACCATTAAAGCCTTTATAATCAAATAAATAATCTCTAATAGTACGCTTTAATCTTACATCAGTTACCAGGTTAATTCCAGTTTCTTCATCAATTCGCGGCTTGTTGGCATCAAGTGGATCACCATTTGGGTTTGCATCCTTAATATCGTATAAAAAAACTATCTCACTTCTTTGATCTATAATAGCCATTTTTACTCCTCCTCAGATTTTTGAAAGTTAAATTTATTAGCCTGATTCATTCCAGTTACAAAATAAAATGAAATTTCATTATTGCTAATCTCAGATAAGTTACTTTCTAAAATATAATCTGCAATTAGTTCTTCTAATTGTTTATAATAATTTTTATCATATTCTTCCAATTTATTGATAATTTCTGTATATAGTCTTTTAATTATTTTTTCGTTGAGTTTAAGTCCATTAAGTCTGGCTCTAAATGGATTAGAGCCATCTCTTTCACTACTCTGGATATTCAAAAGTTTCTGTGCTAAAACGCCTTCAAGAAAAACTAATTTTTTGCTGTTACTGTTAAGTACATCATTATGCTCATCCAGAAAATCAACAATATTCTTTTTATATTCACTATCAACTGTAGGCATAGATTTTTCCTCCTTTCCATTCTGATTTAATAAATCCAATTTATTTAAAAACTTTAAAATCTGAAGTGCTTTTAAATTATCAAGCCAGTATGACTGACTATTAATAAACTTTTCTCTAATATGATATATAAACCTATTTATCAACAAATCATAGGAAACTTTTTTCTCAGAAAAAATATTATTGGTAATCTCTAAAAAAAACTTTGTGAAATCTTGTTTGCCTCTTTGGTTAACATAAAAGAAATTACTAATAGTATTAAAAGTAAAAGAAAGTTTGAAAGGTCCATCTTTCCCCTGCAAATTAACAAATAATTCATCTTTATCTATTTTATCCTTAGCAGCAAATATTTTCTGAATATAAGAAGGCAATACATCTTCCACATATAATAAAATTCTAAAAGCACTATTAATTTCTTCATAAAACATTATATTAAAGTTAACATAATTCTTAAATTCACTCATCATCTGAAAAAGATCATTTTGAGAACCAGATAGAGATTTTTTATTTTCTTTTTCTAATGATAGTTTTTTCTTATCTTCTAAATCTCCTAGTATTTCAAACATTTCTTCAGTTTCCGTTTCTGATGCAAAAATTGTTTTAGGGATAATAAAGTAATTAATTCCGCTAAATCGTGAACTTAGATTTTCCTCTAGATATTTTTTTCCTAAATCTAAAGTCCTTGCACAATCAGAACATACCGGATAATTCTTCCAGGACTCCCCTCTATTAAAGCCACCAGTTGTAAACCCTGGTTTATCTAAAGTGTAAAACGCAAATGTTCCTACATAACCATAAGTTTTATCTTTTTCTTTAGAACAGATATAACATTTATTATTTTTCCCAACTGAATTTTTTTCTGCCTTATTATATGATTTTTTGAAATAAAATCCTTTTTCATAGTTATCTAAAAGTGACTCAGTAAACTTATTAAAATCTCCTACATATTTAATCTGATCATTTTCCTGTAGAGCAATAGTTAACACAGCATTGTCATCATAGGAAATTACTTCTAATTCCTGATAAATTTTATCTTTTAATTCTTCGTCCTGAAATAAATTAAATATCTCAATTATAGTTTCTTCTTCTTGATTAAGCTCATCCTGTTTTTTTATTTTATTAACTAATTTTTTTAAAGGCCTCTGTATTCTGGAATAAGTAGACTCCAATTTAGTAATCTTAGACGTTGGAGTTAAATCTCCTCCACGTGGATTTCCATAAACATATGCATATTTATCCAACTTTTTCTTTGTGAATTCTTCCATTTGTATTTCCTGGTATTTTAGTTCCGCATCATTGTTAAATAAAACTACTAAAACAGTATTATATTTTCCGTTAGAATTTGGGTTTTCCACAACCTGACTTAAAAAACTTGATTCCGTTTTATCTTGAACATAATCTCCCATCACTTTTAAAGCATGAATCACATTAACACCTCCGTTTTTATATTAATTTTAATGTTATTAATAAGTATTTATATCTATTTTTATTATACCAAATCAAATCAAAATTTTCAAATAATTTATTTTTTTAGTTTTTTTTGATATAATTATATTGCTAGTAAAATAAAGTTTGAAATATGTTCTTAATTAGTGAAATTAATCCACTATAATAAGGATTGAAGAATTTCACGCTTTTATCTTACCATCACCCACTGACACCGTAGTGTCGCGTACACCTGTTTTTTTAATAATTTTCTAGCATTTTTTCTATTTCCTGCTGTATTTCTGCTCTGAGATCCTGGGGTGAAAGCACTTCTGCCTCAGAACCATAGCCTAAAACCCATTTTTTAATCTCCTCTCTGCTGGTGGTTTTAACATTAAAAATAATCTCGTTTTCACTTATTTCTTCAATTTCCTGTTGATCATTCCAGCGGTATTCAGGTACAAAGCGAGCTGTTTTACCACTAAATTTTATTTTTACTTCCATTTCTTTTTTACCCTGTTCAACTCCCCAGGAATTCTGCAACTCATCTGAAAGAGAAAAATTATCAGGCAGCTCGAATTTTTCTTCAGTTAATTGCAACTTTTTAATTCTATCAATCCTGAACATTCTCTTCTCATCTCTTAAGTGACAGAAAGCATAAAGATAGGGTGCTCCATTATTAAAAAACAGGTTATAGGGATCAAGCTTTCTCTGTGTTGTCCGGTCACTGCTCATTGAATAATAATCAATTATTATTTTCTTTTCCTCATTCATTGCTTTTTTGAGCAGCTCAAATTTCTGCTGATATTCTTCTAACTCTACAAAGGGTTCAGAAATAATCTCATAATTTTTTATATAACCACTCATACTGTTTTTTAAAAATTCTGGTAGTGAATTATATACTTTGGCCAGCCCAGATTCCAATTCTTTTTTCATGGGAAAACTTCTATTCTGATATTCTTTGGCCGCCAGCAAAACAGCCTCTGTCTCTTTTTGATCTAAATTGGGAGCCTTAAAACGAAAATTATCGAGTATTTTATATTCTTTGAGATGGTTATCATAATAAATCGGAACTCCCAGCTCTTCCATCACTCTTTTATCCCAGTGAAAAGTTCGCTCTGATATATTAAAATAATCAGCAAAATCCTTAGCTTCCCAGTGTTTGTAAGGTTCATTTAAAAGCATAATCATTTTTATAATCCTGAAGATTCTATTTGTATCGGCCATCAAACCACCTCTTTCAAAATATTTTGCAAAATTATATCATTAAAATAGCAAATTTAGGAATTTGTTTAATATTTATATTCGTGATTAAATAGAACAATCCTTTAAATAATTAATCAATTAATAGTTTATTGATTAAAATAATATACATTCTTTCATTTTAGCGGTTTTCAATTCTAAAATGGCCCTTCTTAAAAAAGAAGGGCCATTAATTTTATAGCTATTTAATTTTAATCAATATCATTTAAATGATTTTTATCTCTCTTTGAAATCATACAATTAGCACCTGATCTCTAAATACTTCTTTTTTAAACCTCTGTAAGTAATAATATCTACAGATAAACCCAGAACTTACTTAATATCTAATTTAACTGCAGTACCTCTTGCAAAAAAGCCAAATATACCAGCTTTATTAATCTTATGATCGATAAAACTAAATTTGGATAGTATGAGATTCCTTATACAGCCCATTTAAATTTAATATATTTACTATCCAAAAATAATTATTATCGCAAATCTAATAAAAATTTCTGCTTATATATTTTTCTAATTCCACAACTAAGAATAGTAAACAGTTAACCCCAATTATAATTAACCAGTGTGATAAATTTAAAGGGGCAACATCGAAGATGGTCTGGATCGGAGTAAAATATACAAACATAAACTGAAGTACAACAACTGCTCCTACGGCTTTCCAGACCCAGGGTGTTGCTTTAAAACCTTTTAAGTTTAAAGAGCTTTTAGTCATATAACGACTATTAAACAAATAAAAAATTTCTCCATAAACCAGCATGTTTACAGCAAGACTTCTAGCCAATGGAAGTGCTAAATCGTTGGAAATTGCCCAGGTATATATACCTAAAGTTGTAGCAGTTAAAATTACCGAAACAAAACCTATTCTCAACAGAAGTGAAAAAGGTGTTAATGATTCACCCGTATCTCTCGGTGGCCTTTTCATAGCATCTTCTTCCATCGGTTCAAAAGCAAGTGTTAAAGCCAGGGTAACAGCAGTTATCATATTTATCCACAATATCTGGACTGGAGTAATTGGTAGACTAAAGCCAAATAATACAGCTGCCATGATAACTAGAGCTTCTCCCCCATTTGTTGGCAGCATAAATAATAGCGCCTTTTTTAAATTATCGTAAACCGTTCTACCTTCTTCTACCGCATTTATAATAGAGGCAAAGTTATCATCAGCCAATACCATTTCTGCAGCTTCTTTAGTGGCTTCTGTACCATTAATACCCATTGCAACACCAATATCTGATTTCTTGAGGGCTGGAGCATCATTAACTCCATCACCTGTCATAGCGGTTATATAACCCAACTCCTGCATAGCTGTAACTAATCTTAACTTATGTTCTGGACTTACTCTTGCAAAAACATAAGTTTTTTCTATGACTTCTTTTAATTCAATATCATCTAAGTTATTAATTTCATTTCCGGTTATTACCTCAGAAGGATTTTCAATCCCAAGTTGAGCAGCTATTGCAGAAGCTGTTGTAGCGTGATCACCGGTTATCATTTTAACTTTTATATTAGCTTCCTGGCATTCCTTTACTGCCTCGATAGCTTCCTTGCGAGGTGGATCCATAACTCCTATAATACCCAGGAATATCATCTCTGATTGGATATGATCTAAGGATAGCTCCTTTGTATTTTTATCAATTTTTTTATAAGCTAAAGCAAGAAGACGATAGCCATTACTTGCCAACTCATCCTGTCTTTTTCCCCAGTAATCTTTATCAAGTTTTTTAGAGCCTGCTTCAGTTAATTGCTCACCACACATATCTAATACTACTTCTGGAGCACCTTTTAGATAAATTATATTATTGTTATCTCCCTGATTTAAAGTTGCCATATATTTTTTGTCTGAGTTGAAAGGAATTGAATCCAATCTGGGATTGTTTTTGGCAAGAGTCTTATTATCATAGCTGCTTTTAGCAACTAAAGTCTTTAGAGCTCCTTCTGTGGGACTACCTTCTATTATCCAGTTGTTTTCTTTTTGAACCAACCTTGCATCATTATTTAAAGAAGCATTTTTCAATAATTCTTTGAGTACTGATTCTTTTGAAAGATCTACTTCTTTTTCCTTATTTATTAATTTACCAGATGGATCATATCCATTACCGCTTATAGTATAATCTTTATCGGCTGTTACAACAGTTTTTACGGTCATTTCGCCTTCTGTTAAGGTCCCTGTTTTATCTGAAGAAATAATAGAAACAGAACCCAGGGTTTCAACTGCCGGCAGCTTCCTTATGATTGCATTTCTAGCAGCCATTCTCTGTACCCCAATAGCCAGGGTTATTGTGATAACAGCAGGTAAACCTTCCGGTATTGCGGCAACAGCTATTCCTACCACTGATAGGAAAAGTTCATCAAAGGGAGTACCCCTTAAAAACCTACCGATCAATAATACTAAAAAGCCTAAAGACAATATGAATAATGTTAGTTGTTTACCGAATCTATCTACCTGTTGAATTAAAGGTGTTTTTAATTTTTCTACACTTGAGATCATTTGATTTATCCGGCCAATTTCTGTATCTTTTCCTGTGGCAACAACAACACCTATTCCTTCACCTGAAGTTACTATAGTGCTGGAATAAGCCATGTTTTTTCTATCCCCAAGTGCCAGTTCTTGTTTAAAAATTTCAGTCTTTTTTGAAGCCGGTACTGACTCACCGGTTAAAGATGCCTCATTTATTGATAGATTCTTGCTTTCAATCAACCTTAAATCTGCAGGTACCTTATCACCGGGTTTTAAATAAATTATATCTCCGATAACAACTTCCTCAGCAGTTATCTCTCTGATCTCCCCTTCTCTTTTTATCCTTGCTGTAGTTGACAGCATGTTTTTAACAGCATCAAGGGCCTTCTCTGCTTTACCTTCCTGAATATAACTAATTAAACCATTTATAACAACTACAGCTAAAATAATTATAGTATCAATCCAGTGCCCCAGCAATGCAGTTACAATCGCAGCAGCAAACAATACATAAATTAATACATTATTATAATGACTTAAAAACTTCAGCACTGGATGCTTTTGAGCTGGAGAAGGTAGTTTATTCTTCCCAAAATTATCCAGCCTTTCAACCGTTTCTTTTTTCGATAAGCCATTTTTTGAAGTTTCAAACTTTTTTAAGGTGTTTTCAATACTTGTTTTGTACCAGTCATAATTATCTAATTTATTTTTATCTATTTTCAACTATATCCCCTCACTAATTTCATTATCTAACTTTTTTGAATTAAATCTCTTAAATCATGCTCTTATACAATCTATCTGTATCTTCTTTCCGACACAGCTCTGTACCAGGTGTCATCACAGCAGCAGAGCCTGCAGCTATACCATAAGCAAAAGCATTTTCAATTGAATTACCCTGTGAAAGACTTAAGACCATTCCGGCAACCATACTGTCACCAGCTCCAACCTTGCTTTTAATAGGTACAGTAGGTGGCCGCATAAACTTAGCCTTATCTTGATAAACAAGCAGAGCACCACCGGCGCCAATGGAAATAACAATCATCTCACAGCAGGAATCATTAACAAACTTAAGAGCATATTTCTTTATTTCTTCTTCATCCTGAAGTTCCTTCCCAACCAACTGCTGAAACTCACCGATATTTGGTTTAATTAAAAAAACTCCCTCTTCCATGACCGCTTTTAAAGGAGGACCGGAAACATCAACTATAACCTTTGCTCCTCTTTTTTTGGCAAGTCCAGCAAGTTCTGCATATATTTTATCATCAGTACCCACCGGGATACTTCCACTTATAACAAAATACTCAGGAAAATTTTCTATATTACTAAAAATATCAAATATCATCTGGTATTCACTATCACTTATTTTTGGGCCTGGCATACCAAATCTATATTGCTGTTGAGAGGCCCGCTCAAATATTATGAAATTCTCACGGATAGAATCTTCAATCTCTATGGACTTTAAATTAAGTTCTTCTTGCTCCAGAAGTTTATCCAGCTTTCTACCTGTAAAACCACCTGAGGTATAGACAAGCCTGGAACTTCCACCAAGTTTTTTTACTGCCCGAGAAACATTTATTCCTCCTCCACCTGGTTCATATCTAACTGTGTCACAATGAAGCTTAGCTTCAACCCTTACATTATCAACTTTTGCGCTTTTGTCAACAGTTGGATTAAGTGTAAAAGTAAGAATTTTTTCCATGATCAGCCCTCCATTAATTTGTGAATAGCTCCAAAAATGAATTTAAATATAACTTTCTTATTTAATAATTCTTTAATATCTTTAATTGTCCTGTATTTTTCTAAAATCAGCTTGACAATTATCAAGATATGTTATATCGTAATATCGAGATTTAATAATATAAGGAGGAATAAAATGCCTGCCGATTCAAAGTATTATATTGAAACAAACAGAGCATTTACTTTATTAAGAAAATATTCTTGGATTTTTACTCTAACCATTGCAATTGGAGGGCTCTGGTTTCCAAAGTTAGGACTTTTTGTACTGCCAATAATGGCAGGTTTAACCATAACTGCTTTTTTTAAAGGAAGATACTGGTGTGGTAATATTTGTCCCCATGGCAGTTTATTTGACTCTTTATTAATGCCATTAAGCAAAAATAAAAAAATTCCTGATTTTTTAAAGTCTAAGTATGTACAATACGGGTTTTTTATCTTTTTTTCTTTTCAGGTGGGAAGAAAGTTTATCGATGCCTGGAGTAATTTTGGGCAACAAAGCTTTTTTGATCAGCTCGGAATGATTTTTGTTGCAAGTTATTTAATGGTAACCATTTTAGGAGGGCTAGCTACAATCTTTATTTCTCCCAGAACCTGGTGTCAGTTTTGTCCAATGGGTACTTTACAGCGATTTAGCTATAAGGTAGGAAAAATATTAAATGTT contains:
- the cas5b gene encoding type I-B CRISPR-associated protein Cas5b translates to MNKALVFDIWADYAHFKKYYTTTSPLTFSIPPKTTLYGIISAILGFSKEEYLKKFNEGLCKIAIQIKNPVNKTRINLNLIDTKKAALMSQIETRTQIKTEFLKDAKYRIYFMHQDEDLYNNLKEKLKNHKTVYSISLGLSENLANFKYIEEIEVEKINENSWQEINTVMRIDTENISKGDIDFSQNGREYFSDKIAVEMKSDRTVTDYAQVLFEKNGKSIKVNVNKYYKDSNNNRLLFL
- the cas7b gene encoding type I-B CRISPR-associated protein Cas7/Csh2, whose protein sequence is MAIIDQRSEIVFLYDIKDANPNGDPLDANKPRIDEETGINLVTDVRLKRTIRDYLFDYKGFNGEDGKDIFVREIKNDDQSIQDGKERAKDFKENPKKVLDQCIDVRMFGGVIPLTGDSITYTGSVQFQMGRSLHKVELNYIKGTGAFASGSGKTKKTFREEYVVPYSLVGFYGIINENAAQSTKLTQDDVELLLEGIWKGTKNLITRSKVGQTPRLLLKVNYSEENYFIGELKSYINLNTDLREEEIRDVSDYSLDISDLLAVIETNSEKIDSVEYKVNPRVEFISDSKRINLNDLELFKELNI
- a CDS encoding TIGR02556 family CRISPR-associated protein: MIHALKVMGDYVQDKTESSFLSQVVENPNSNGKYNTVLVVLFNNDAELKYQEIQMEEFTKKKLDKYAYVYGNPRGGDLTPTSKITKLESTYSRIQRPLKKLVNKIKKQDELNQEEETIIEIFNLFQDEELKDKIYQELEVISYDDNAVLTIALQENDQIKYVGDFNKFTESLLDNYEKGFYFKKSYNKAEKNSVGKNNKCYICSKEKDKTYGYVGTFAFYTLDKPGFTTGGFNRGESWKNYPVCSDCARTLDLGKKYLEENLSSRFSGINYFIIPKTIFASETETEEMFEILGDLEDKKKLSLEKENKKSLSGSQNDLFQMMSEFKNYVNFNIMFYEEINSAFRILLYVEDVLPSYIQKIFAAKDKIDKDELFVNLQGKDGPFKLSFTFNTISNFFYVNQRGKQDFTKFFLEITNNIFSEKKVSYDLLINRFIYHIREKFINSQSYWLDNLKALQILKFLNKLDLLNQNGKEEKSMPTVDSEYKKNIVDFLDEHNDVLNSNSKKLVFLEGVLAQKLLNIQSSERDGSNPFRARLNGLKLNEKIIKRLYTEIINKLEEYDKNYYKQLEELIADYILESNLSEISNNEISFYFVTGMNQANKFNFQKSEEE
- a CDS encoding helix-turn-helix transcriptional regulator; translation: MADTNRIFRIIKMIMLLNEPYKHWEAKDFADYFNISERTFHWDKRVMEELGVPIYYDNHLKEYKILDNFRFKAPNLDQKETEAVLLAAKEYQNRSFPMKKELESGLAKVYNSLPEFLKNSMSGYIKNYEIISEPFVELEEYQQKFELLKKAMNEEKKIIIDYYSMSSDRTTQRKLDPYNLFFNNGAPYLYAFCHLRDEKRMFRIDRIKKLQLTEEKFELPDNFSLSDELQNSWGVEQGKKEMEVKIKFSGKTARFVPEYRWNDQQEIEEISENEIIFNVKTTSREEIKKWVLGYGSEAEVLSPQDLRAEIQQEIEKMLENY
- a CDS encoding cation-translocating P-type ATPase — encoded protein: MKIDKNKLDNYDWYKTSIENTLKKFETSKNGLSKKETVERLDNFGKNKLPSPAQKHPVLKFLSHYNNVLIYVLFAAAIVTALLGHWIDTIIILAVVVINGLISYIQEGKAEKALDAVKNMLSTTARIKREGEIREITAEEVVIGDIIYLKPGDKVPADLRLIESKNLSINEASLTGESVPASKKTEIFKQELALGDRKNMAYSSTIVTSGEGIGVVVATGKDTEIGRINQMISSVEKLKTPLIQQVDRFGKQLTLFILSLGFLVLLIGRFLRGTPFDELFLSVVGIAVAAIPEGLPAVITITLAIGVQRMAARNAIIRKLPAVETLGSVSIISSDKTGTLTEGEMTVKTVVTADKDYTISGNGYDPSGKLINKEKEVDLSKESVLKELLKNASLNNDARLVQKENNWIIEGSPTEGALKTLVAKSSYDNKTLAKNNPRLDSIPFNSDKKYMATLNQGDNNNIIYLKGAPEVVLDMCGEQLTEAGSKKLDKDYWGKRQDELASNGYRLLALAYKKIDKNTKELSLDHIQSEMIFLGIIGVMDPPRKEAIEAVKECQEANIKVKMITGDHATTASAIAAQLGIENPSEVITGNEINNLDDIELKEVIEKTYVFARVSPEHKLRLVTAMQELGYITAMTGDGVNDAPALKKSDIGVAMGINGTEATKEAAEMVLADDNFASIINAVEEGRTVYDNLKKALLFMLPTNGGEALVIMAAVLFGFSLPITPVQILWINMITAVTLALTLAFEPMEEDAMKRPPRDTGESLTPFSLLLRIGFVSVILTATTLGIYTWAISNDLALPLARSLAVNMLVYGEIFYLFNSRYMTKSSLNLKGFKATPWVWKAVGAVVVLQFMFVYFTPIQTIFDVAPLNLSHWLIIIGVNCLLFLVVELEKYISRNFY
- a CDS encoding 1-phosphofructokinase family hexose kinase, translating into MEKILTFTLNPTVDKSAKVDNVRVEAKLHCDTVRYEPGGGGINVSRAVKKLGGSSRLVYTSGGFTGRKLDKLLEQEELNLKSIEIEDSIRENFIIFERASQQQYRFGMPGPKISDSEYQMIFDIFSNIENFPEYFVISGSIPVGTDDKIYAELAGLAKKRGAKVIVDVSGPPLKAVMEEGVFLIKPNIGEFQQLVGKELQDEEEIKKYALKFVNDSCCEMIVISIGAGGALLVYQDKAKFMRPPTVPIKSKVGAGDSMVAGMVLSLSQGNSIENAFAYGIAAGSAAVMTPGTELCRKEDTDRLYKSMI
- a CDS encoding 4Fe-4S binding protein codes for the protein MPADSKYYIETNRAFTLLRKYSWIFTLTIAIGGLWFPKLGLFVLPIMAGLTITAFFKGRYWCGNICPHGSLFDSLLMPLSKNKKIPDFLKSKYVQYGFFIFFSFQVGRKFIDAWSNFGQQSFFDQLGMIFVASYLMVTILGGLATIFISPRTWCQFCPMGTLQRFSYKVGKILNVASKTDKKVTIESEELCKECGLCSKACPMQLEPYKNFNEDGQFESEECIRCDVCVQNCPINILEIKSLDDENNEDLKNAQ